A region from the Mustela erminea isolate mMusErm1 chromosome 10, mMusErm1.Pri, whole genome shotgun sequence genome encodes:
- the MPL gene encoding thrombopoietin receptor isoform X1: MPSWALLAVTSCLLLAPQNLAQVTNKDASFLASDSEPLNCFSRTFEDLTCFWDEEEAAPNGTYQLLYAYPGEKPRACPLSFKSVPPFGTRYVCQFPAQDEVRLFFPLHLWVKNVFLNQTLTQRVLFVDSVGLPAPPDIIKASGGIQPGELQISWETPAPEISDFLRHELRYGPKDPRNSIGPTVMQLLPTETCCPVLQRLNLVPALHQPPCAQPMMPQQDGPEQTSPTREASSLTVKSGSCLISGLEPGKSYWLQLRSQPDGVSLLGSWGSWSLPATVDLPGDAVEIGLQCFTLNLKNVTCQWQQQDHASSQGFFFHSRARCCPRDRDPIWEKCEEEKNPGLQPSQFSRCHFKSRNDSIIHILVEVTTAQGAVHSYLGSPFWIHQAVLIPTPNLHWREVSSGQLEVEWQHPSSWGAQETCYQLRYTGEGHQDWKVLEPPLGAQRETLELRPRSRYRLQLRARLHGPTYQGPWSAWSEPVPAETTSDSAWISLVTALLVVLGLSALLGLLVLRWQFPAHYRSLKHALWPSLPDLHRVLGQYLRDTAALSPPKAAVSDAFEEVEPSPLEILPKSSEKISMALCSSQTQMDYRGLPPSCLGTMPLCVCPPMAESGSYCTTHIANHSYLPLSCWQGPLSPYSGQIQTGQTSFPNLPTHPIPSTQTSRTSRPSPSVCPHSWTP; encoded by the exons ATGCCCTCTTGGGCCCTCTTGGCGGtcacctcctgcctcctcctggccccCCAAAATCTGGCACAAGTCACCAACAAAG ATGCCTCCTTTCTGGCCTCGGATTCAGAGCCCCTGAACTGTTTCTCTCGAACATTTGAGGACCTCACTTGCTTCTGGGATGAGGAAGAGGCAGCACCCAATGGAACATACCAGCTGCTGTATGCCTACCCAGG GGAGAAGCCCCGTGCCTGCCCCCTGAGTTTCAAGAGCGTGCCCCCCTTTGGAACCCGATACGTGTGTCAGTTTCCAGCCCAGGATGAAGTTCGCCTCTTCTTTCCGCTGCACCTCTGGGTGAAGAACGTGTTTCTGAACCAGACTCTGACCCAGCGTGTGCTCTTTGTGGATAGTGTGG GCTTGCCAGCTCCCCCAGATATCATTAAGGCTTCAGGCGGGATCCAGCCAGGGGAACTTCAGATCAGCTGGGAGACCCCAGCTCCCGAAATCAGTGATTTCCTGAGGCATGAACTTCGCTATGGCCCCAAGGATCCCAGGAATTCCATTGGTCCCACAGTCATGCAGCTGCTGCCCACAGAAACTTGCTGTCCAGTTCTGCAGAGACTGAACCTGGTCCCAGCTCTGCACCAGCCTCCATGTGCTCAGCCCATGATGCCCCAACAGGATGGACCAGAGCAGACGTCCCCAACTAGAGAA GCTTCATCTCTAACAGTGAAGAGTGGAAGCTGCCTCATCTCAGGGCTTGAGCCTGGTAAATCCTACTGGCTCCAGCTACGCAGCCAACCTGATGGGGTCTCCCTCCTTGGTTCCTGGGGTTCCTGGTCCCTCCCTGCAACCGTGGACCTGCCTGGTGATGCAG TGGAAATTGGACTGCAGTGCTTTACCTTGAACCTGAAGAATGTTACCTGTCAGTGGCAGCAACAGGACCATGCTAGCTCCCAAGGCTTCTTCTTCCACAGCAGGGCACGGTGCTGCCCCAGAGACAG GGACCCCATCTGGGAGAAGtgtgaagaggagaaaaatccaGGATTACAGCCCTCCCAGTTCTCCCGCTGCCACTTCAAGTCACGAAACGACAGCATTATTCACATCCTTGTGGAGGTGACCACAGCCCAGGGTGCTGTTCACAGCTACCTGGGCTCCCCTTTCTGGATCCACCAGGCTG TGCTCATCCCCACTCCAAACTTGCACTGGAGGGAGGTCTCCAGTGGGCAGCTGGAAGTGGAATGGCAACACCCATCATCCTGGGGAGCCCAAGAGACCTGCTATCAGCTCCGCTACACAGGAGAAGGCCATCAAGACTGGAAG GTGCTGGAGCCGCCTCTCGGGGCCCAGCGGGAGACCTTGGAGCTCCGCCCGCGCTCTCGCTACCGCCTACAGCTGCGCGCCAGGCTCCACGGCCCCACCTACCAAGGGCCCTGGAGCGCCTGGTCAGAGCCGGTGCCAGCAGAGACCACCTCCGACTCCG CTTGGATCTCCTTGGTGACCGCTCTGCTCGTGGTGCTGGGCCTCAGCGCCCTCCTGGGCCTGCTGGTGCTGAGGTGGCAGTTTCCTGCGCATTACAG gAGCCTGAAGCATGCCCTGTGGCCCTCCCTTCCAGACCTGCACCGGGTCCTAGGCCAGTACCTTAGGGATACTGCAGCGCTGAGTCCG CCCAAGGCTGCAGTCTCGGATGCTTTTGAGGAGGTGGAACCCAGCCCCCTTGAAATTCTACCCAAGTCCTCAGAGAAGATCTCCATGGCCCTGTGTTCCTCCCAGACCCAGATGGACTACCGAGGATTGCCCCCTTCTTGCCTGGGGACCATGCCCCTGTGTGTGTGCCCACCCATGGCTGAGTCGGGGTCCTACTGCACCACCCACATCGCCAACCATTCCTACTTACCTCTGAGCTGCTGGCAGGGCCCTCTCTCCCCGTACTCTGGACAGATCCAAACTGGCCAGACCTCTTTTCCCAACCTCCctacccaccccatcccctcaacACAAACATCTCGGACCTCACGTCCATCCCCCTCTGTCTGTCCTCATAGTTGGACTCCCTGA
- the ELOVL1 gene encoding elongation of very long chain fatty acids protein 1, protein MEAVVNLYQEIMKNADPRIQGYPLMGSPLLMTSILLTYVYFVLSLGPRIMANRKPFQLRGFMIVYNFSLVALSLYIVYEFLMSGWLSTYTWRCDPVDYSNSPEALRMVRVAWLFLFSKFIELMDTVIFILRKKDGQVTFLHVFHHSVLPWSWWWGVQVAPGGMGSFHAMINSSVHVIMYLYYGLSALGPVAQPYLWWKKHMTAIQLIQFVLVSLHISQYYFMPSCNYQYPIIIHLIWMYGTIFFVLFSNFWYHSYTKGKRLPRVLQQNGAPGTTKVKAN, encoded by the exons ATGGAGGCGGTTGTGAACTTGTACCAGGAGATAATGAAGAATGCAG ATCCTCGGATCCAGGGCTACCCTCTGATGGGGTCCCCCCTGCTAATGACCTCTATCCTCCTGACCTACGTGTACTTCGTTCTTTCACTTGGGCCTCGCATCATGGCCAATCGGAAGCCCTTCCAGCTCCGGGGCTTCATGATTGTCTATAACTTCTCACTGGTGGCTCTCTCCCTCTACATTGTCTATGAG TTCTTGATGTCTGGCTGGTTGAGTACCTACACATGGCGGTGCGATCCTGTGGACTATTCCAATAGCCCGGAGGCACTAAGG ATGGTTCGAGTGGCctggctcttcctcttctccaagtTCATCGAGCTGATGGACACG GTGATCTTCATTCTCCGGAAAAAAGATGGACAGGTGACCTTCCTACATGTCTTCCACCACTCAGTGCTTCCCTGGAGCTGGTGGTGGGGGGTACAAGTTGCCCCGG GAGGAATGGGCTCTTTCCACGCCATGATCAACTCCTCTGTGCATGTCATCATGTACCTGTACTATGGGTTGTCTGCCCTCGGCCCTGTGGCTCAGCCTTACCTGTGGTGGAAAAAGCATATGACAGCCATCCAGCTG ATCCAGTTCGTCCTGGTCTCACTGCACATCTCCCAGTACTACTTCATGCCCAGCTGCAACTACCAGTACCCCATCATCATCCACCTCATCTGGATGTACGGCACCATCTTCTTCGTGCTCTTCTCCAATTTCTGGTATCACTCCTACACCAAAGGCAAGCGGCTGCCCCGTGTGCTTCAGCAGAATGGAGCTCCAGGTACCACCAAAGTCAAGGCCAACTGA
- the MPL gene encoding thrombopoietin receptor isoform X2, giving the protein MPSWALLAVTSCLLLAPQNLAQVTNKDASFLASDSEPLNCFSRTFEDLTCFWDEEEAAPNGTYQLLYAYPGEKPRACPLSFKSVPPFGTRYVCQFPAQDEVRLFFPLHLWVKNVFLNQTLTQRVLFVDSVGLPAPPDIIKASGGIQPGELQISWETPAPEISDFLRHELRYGPKDPRNSIGPTVMQLLPTETCCPVLQRLNLVPALHQPPCAQPMMPQQDGPEQTSPTREASSLTVKSGSCLISGLEPGKSYWLQLRSQPDGVSLLGSWGSWSLPATVDLPGDAVEIGLQCFTLNLKNVTCQWQQQDHASSQGFFFHSRARCCPRDRDPIWEKCEEEKNPGLQPSQFSRCHFKSRNDSIIHILVEVTTAQGAVHSYLGSPFWIHQAVLIPTPNLHWREVSSGQLEVEWQHPSSWGAQETCYQLRYTGEGHQDWKVRSRKKCPQTSLHRVPLRFIRSVIKSEGAGAASRGPAGDLGAPPALSLPPTAARQAPRPHLPRALERLVRAGASRDHLRLRLDLLGDRSARGAGPQRPPGPAGAEVAVSCALQEPEACPVALPSRPAPGPRPVP; this is encoded by the exons ATGCCCTCTTGGGCCCTCTTGGCGGtcacctcctgcctcctcctggccccCCAAAATCTGGCACAAGTCACCAACAAAG ATGCCTCCTTTCTGGCCTCGGATTCAGAGCCCCTGAACTGTTTCTCTCGAACATTTGAGGACCTCACTTGCTTCTGGGATGAGGAAGAGGCAGCACCCAATGGAACATACCAGCTGCTGTATGCCTACCCAGG GGAGAAGCCCCGTGCCTGCCCCCTGAGTTTCAAGAGCGTGCCCCCCTTTGGAACCCGATACGTGTGTCAGTTTCCAGCCCAGGATGAAGTTCGCCTCTTCTTTCCGCTGCACCTCTGGGTGAAGAACGTGTTTCTGAACCAGACTCTGACCCAGCGTGTGCTCTTTGTGGATAGTGTGG GCTTGCCAGCTCCCCCAGATATCATTAAGGCTTCAGGCGGGATCCAGCCAGGGGAACTTCAGATCAGCTGGGAGACCCCAGCTCCCGAAATCAGTGATTTCCTGAGGCATGAACTTCGCTATGGCCCCAAGGATCCCAGGAATTCCATTGGTCCCACAGTCATGCAGCTGCTGCCCACAGAAACTTGCTGTCCAGTTCTGCAGAGACTGAACCTGGTCCCAGCTCTGCACCAGCCTCCATGTGCTCAGCCCATGATGCCCCAACAGGATGGACCAGAGCAGACGTCCCCAACTAGAGAA GCTTCATCTCTAACAGTGAAGAGTGGAAGCTGCCTCATCTCAGGGCTTGAGCCTGGTAAATCCTACTGGCTCCAGCTACGCAGCCAACCTGATGGGGTCTCCCTCCTTGGTTCCTGGGGTTCCTGGTCCCTCCCTGCAACCGTGGACCTGCCTGGTGATGCAG TGGAAATTGGACTGCAGTGCTTTACCTTGAACCTGAAGAATGTTACCTGTCAGTGGCAGCAACAGGACCATGCTAGCTCCCAAGGCTTCTTCTTCCACAGCAGGGCACGGTGCTGCCCCAGAGACAG GGACCCCATCTGGGAGAAGtgtgaagaggagaaaaatccaGGATTACAGCCCTCCCAGTTCTCCCGCTGCCACTTCAAGTCACGAAACGACAGCATTATTCACATCCTTGTGGAGGTGACCACAGCCCAGGGTGCTGTTCACAGCTACCTGGGCTCCCCTTTCTGGATCCACCAGGCTG TGCTCATCCCCACTCCAAACTTGCACTGGAGGGAGGTCTCCAGTGGGCAGCTGGAAGTGGAATGGCAACACCCATCATCCTGGGGAGCCCAAGAGACCTGCTATCAGCTCCGCTACACAGGAGAAGGCCATCAAGACTGGAAGGTACGATCAAGGAAAAAATGCCCACAGACCTCACTACACAGAGTACCCCTGAGATTCATCCGGTCTGTTATCAAGAGTGAAG GTGCTGGAGCCGCCTCTCGGGGCCCAGCGGGAGACCTTGGAGCTCCGCCCGCGCTCTCGCTACCGCCTACAGCTGCGCGCCAGGCTCCACGGCCCCACCTACCAAGGGCCCTGGAGCGCCTGGTCAGAGCCGGTGCCAGCAGAGACCACCTCCGACTCCG CTTGGATCTCCTTGGTGACCGCTCTGCTCGTGGTGCTGGGCCTCAGCGCCCTCCTGGGCCTGCTGGTGCTGAGGTGGCAGTTTCCTGCGCATTACAG gAGCCTGAAGCATGCCCTGTGGCCCTCCCTTCCAGACCTGCACCGGGTCCTAGGCCAGTACCTTAG
- the CDC20 gene encoding cell division cycle protein 20 homolog gives MAQFVFESDLHSLLQLDAPIPNAPPARWQRKAKEAAGPVPSPMRAANRSHSAGRTPGRTPGKSSSKTQTTPSKPGGDRYIPHRSASQMEVASFLLSKENQPEDSQTPTKKEHQKAWALNLNGFDVEEAKILRLSGKPQNAPEGYQNRLKVLYSQKATPGSSRKTCRYIPSLPDRILDAPEIRNDYYLNLVDWSSGNVLAVALDNSVYLWSASSGDILQLLQMEQPGDYISSVAWIKEGNYLAVGTSSAEVQLWDVQQQKRLRNMTSHSARVSSLCWNSYIVSSGSRSGQIHHHDVRVAEHHVATLSGHSQEVCGLRWAPDGRHLASGGNDNLVNVWPSAPGEGGWVPLQTFTQHQGAVKAVAWCPWQSNVLATGGGTSDRHIRIWNVCSGACLSAVDAQSQVCSILWSPHYKELISGHGFAQNQLVIWKYPTMAKVAELKGHTARVLSLTMSPDGATVASAAADETLRLWRCFELDPARRREREKASAAKSSLIHQGIR, from the exons ATGGCGCAGTTCGTGTTCGAGAGCGACCTGCACTCGCTGCTGCAGCTGGACGCACCTATCCCCAATGCACCCCCCGCGCGCTGGCAGCGCAAAGCTAAGGAAGCCGCGGGGCCGGTCCCCTCACCCATGCGGGCGGCCAACCGATCCCACAGCGCGGGCAGGACCCCAGGCCGAACTCCCG GCAAATCCAGCTCCAAGACTCAGACCACTCCCAGCAAACCTGGCGGTGACCGCTACATCCCCCATCGTAGTGCTTCCCAGATGGAGGTGGCCAGTTTCCTCCTGAGCAAGGAAAACCAGCCTGAAGATAGCCAGACGCCCACCAAGAAG GAACATCAGAAAGCCTGGGCTTTGAACCTGAACGGTTTTGATGTGGAGGAAGCCAAGATCCTTCGGCTCAGTGGAAAACCACAAAATGCCCCAGAGG GTTACCAGAACAGACTGAAAGTGCTTTACAGCCAGAAGGCCACGCCTGGCTCCAGCCGGAAGACCTGCCGTTACATTCCTTCCCTGCCAGACCGAATCCTGGACGCCCCTGAAATCCGGAATGACTACT ACCTGAACCTTGTGGACTGGAGCTCTGGAAATGTACTGGCTGTAGCATTGGACAACAGCGTGTACTTGTGGAGTGCTAGCTCCGGGGACATCTTGCAGCTGCTGCAAATGGAGCAGCCTGGAGACTATATATCTTCTGTGGCCTGGATCAAAGAGGGCAACTACCTGGCAGTGGGCACCAGCAGTGCCGAGGTGCAG CTATGGGATGTGCAGCAGCAGAAGCGGCTTCGAAACATGACTAGTCATTCTGCCCGTGTGAGCTCCCTGTGTTGGAACAGCTACATCGTATCCAG tgGCTCACGTTCTGGCCAGATCCACCACCATGATGTTCGGGTGGCAGAACACCATGTGGCCACCCTGAGTGGCCACAGCCAGGAGGTGTGTGGGCTGCGCTGGGCCCCAGATGGACGACATTTGGCCAGCGGCGGCAACGATAACTTGGTCAATGTGTGGCCTAGTGCTcctggagagggtggctgggttccCCTGCAGACATTCACCCAGCATCAGGGGGCTGTCAAG GCTGTAGCTTGGTGTCCCTGGCAGTCCAATGTCCTGGCAACCGGAGGGGGCACCAGTGACCGACACATTCGCATCTGGAATGTCTGCTCTGGGGCTTGTCTGAGTGCTGTGGATGCTCAATCCCAG GTGTGCTCTATCCTCTGGTCTCCCCACTACAAGGAGCTTATCTCAGGCCATGGCTTTGCCCAGAACCAGTTGGTTATTTGGAAGTACCCAACCATGGCCAAGGTTGCTGAACTTAAAG GTCACACGGCCCGGGTCCTGAGTCTGACCATGAGCCCAGACGGAGCCACTGTGGCCTCGGCAGCAGCAGATGAGACCCTGCGGCTGTGGCGCTGCTTTGAGCTGGACCCTGCACGGCGGCGGGAGCGGGAGAAGGCCAGCGCAGCCAAGAGCAGCCTCATCCACCAGGGCATCCGTTGA